The Candidatus Hydrogenedentota bacterium genomic interval GTTGACACCGCGCTTCCGGGCGCACACCCGCGGACGGGCCGCTGCACGCTGGCGCATGCAGCACAACGGAAATGTTAAGATGCCGCCCGTGCTTGCCAACGCCGGAATACTGCCTCATATTCGATTAGGGTGAGACACCGCATGGAAGCAGCCAACTTCCTTTTCCTTCATCCCCGAGGTCCGATTTACGGATACATCGGAGCGCACGGTGTGCGCGAATTACGCCTGCCGTCCGGTGACGGCTCAGACGCACGGATATACCTGCTGCACGGCGCGCCCAACATCGGTCTGGGCCGCCGCCTGCACGCCGCGCTGGAACAGTACTTCCAGGGAATACCGCAGGACTTCGGTGACATTCCGCTCGATTACGGGCCCGCCACCCCGTTTCGGCGCTCGGTTTGGGACACCGCACGGACGGTCGCCTGGGGCGTCACCAGCAGCTACGGCGACCTGGCGCGGCGCATGGGCAAGGGGCTGTCGTCCGCCAGGGCAATCGGCGCCGCGCTTGGGGCGAACCCGCTGCCGATTCTGGTACCGTGTCACCGTTTCATTGCGGCGGACGGCAGTCTCGCGGGCTTTGCCGCGGGCCTGGATTGGAAGCGGGAATTACTCCGGCTGGAAGGGGCGCTTTGGTGTTGACGGAGCTGCTTATGCTGGTTTCTTCGCGGCGGCTTTTTTCCGCTTTTTGCGGCGGCTCTTGCCGAAACTGCCCGCGTAAATCTTGCCCCGTCGGGTGCGCTTGTCGCCTTTGCCCATAAACTCATCTCCTATCGTTTTGCCAAGTTGGCGTTTATCGCGAGAGCGTCTGTTCTGGCGGACGGCCGCGCGCGACCCTCCGCAATTAGTTCAAGTACCCCAATGCTTCCAGTTGCCTGCGTTCGGCATCATCTTGTTCCAGTTGCGACTCCGTCGCGGGTCCGCTGACGGCAGTTGCCGCATGTCTCCGCCACGATAGCGCATGGGCGAGCAGGTAGTCTGTCAGAACAGGCCGCAACGGGACCAGGTCGCGCCGTTCCTCCGGGTCGCGCTCCAAGTCGTACACTTCCAGGCGCCGTCCCATGGTATCTCGAATCAGCTTGAACCGCTCCCACCAGAACGCCTCGAGCGGATCCCAAGTATGAGTTGCTACAAGCCAGTTGTTTTGAGCGTAGGCTCGCACATCCCCGGCGTCCAGCGCCTGCCAAGGCCGGACAAGGCTGCGCCCGGCGATGGATTCGGGCGCCGCCGCGCCGAGAACATCGCAGATCGTCGGGTAGAGGCACACGGTGGACACGGGCATGGTGTTGAGCGCGGGAAAAGCCTTTGTGACCCCGGCGCCCCATAGAACAAGCGGTACGTGCGTCACTTCCTCATAGAGGGTTTGCCCATGCGAAAGGAAATCGTGTTCGAGAAACGCCTCGCCGTGGTCGGCGGTTACGATGACGAGCGTATTCTCCGCCAAGCCCAGTTCCGTGAGCATGTCGCGCAGTTTGCCTATCTCTGCATCGACCGACAACAGATTTTCGTCGTAGCGCGCGCGCAGAACGAGGCGTTGCTCCCGGTTGAGCGCAACGCTGCTGTCCTTCACTCCGCGCATGAAGTCCGCGGTGGGTTTCACGGAGCCGGTGGGGTCCACGGTGAAATGGTCCCAGTACGGGGACGCTGCGATGTACAGCTCATGCGGCGGTCGGTAATGCAGATACAGGAAGAACGGCTTTTCCTTGCTCCTCTGGAGAAAGTCCCGCGCTTTCACCGTGAGCAGGTCGGGGTGACCGCCCGCATTGAGGATTTCCACCGTTTCGTAGGCTTCCGCCCATTCGTCAAAATAGTCGGCGATACCGAACTTCGGTGAGATCCAGTGTTGCTGAGAGATGCATCCGGCATAAATGCCCGCTTGCCGGAGCACCTGCGCCAGGCGCGGCGCGGAGTCGGCCACGCGCAAGGGCTGTTCCGGCGCGTTGTGCTGGAAGGGATACAGCGAGGTCACGAGGGACCAGGAGGAACTGTAGGTATACGAGGCGGGCGCGTATGCACGGGAAAAACGCACCCCTTCCGCGGCAAGCGCATCGATGCTGGGCGTGGTATCGCGTTCGTATCCGTAGCAACCCAGGCCGGAAGCGCGCATGGCGTCGCAGATTATCAGGATTACGTTGCGCGTCTTGAATCCGGCATCCAGAGGAGCGTAGGTCACACCCGCTTCCGGCGCGGCAGCAAGAATCCGGGGCGCGCGCCAGCGCACCGTGGCGGGAAGCGCGCCACCCGTGGTGTCGAAAACGAATTCGACCACCTTGCCCTGGAACAGTGTCAAGTCGTACGCAAACGGCTGCGGGCTCCCATTCGCGAACAGTTTGCGGTCGGTGGGACCGTCCAAGTCGTCCGCGCGCAGCGACACGGACCACGCCGCATCGACCGGGCTGGTCTCCGGCGGCTCCATTTCGAAGCGGCAATAGCCGGAAGCCGGTAGCCGCACGGGATATTTTAACAGGGTGCCGGGCGGCTGAAGCACGGTCTCCCCGTCCAAGACCAATTCCGGGCTGTCCGGCGGCGGGCCCGGAACGGCTGCGGCGCCAGCATCCGTGAGGTCAAGGCTGAGCAGGCTGAACGCGTGGTTGCGCTTGTCCTCCCCTTCTTCAAATGCTCCGCGCGAAAGCGCAAACCGGCTTACAAACGTAATGCGGTTGGCGCCGCGCTTCTGGATGGCCCGGGGCACGGAGAACGTGGCCGATTCGGTTCCCCAGCCACGTTTGAGGTCAAACTCGATAACGCCCAGACGGGTCTGGTTCCAGGAAACCTCCACGCGTTGCGCTCCGGCGTCTTCAAGGTACGCCGGCCGCATTTCCAGGGTCAGGTTCAGGTCGCGTGGCCGCAAGACGGTGATTTCCAGCGTGGCCAGCCGGGAGCGCGCCCAGAAATCCTTGTCCGACGCCATGAATTTGCGGACCCCCTGTCCGACCCAGCCTTCGCCCAGGCATGAGAAGCTCTCATAGGTATCCTTGTTGAAAACAAGATGCGCGGTTTCCTGCTCCAGGAGATAGGCGCTCGCGGCAGCTGCAAAGGCGCGGTAGCAGGCCTCCGCCGCCGGGCCGGGCATTGGCTGAGCCAGAACAGGATTTGCCGCGGAAACACCCAGAACGCACCCCAATGCGCCGCACCAGATCACTATGCGATTCGGAGTTCCCCAACGGGGAATAGCAGCCATCAAAAAGACTCCCAGGATTTTCGGAGACTCTAGCAGAGCGCATTTACACGGGTCAAAGCGCGGACAAGAATTGCGGAATGAAATTCGCCGCGGTTGCGCCCGTCACGCCGAGTCAAAATATCGCTTTAGCGCATCAAGCAACGCCTCAGCGAACCACTGCCGCCATTGCGGATCAGCCAGGCGCTGCCGGTCCGTGGCGTTATTCATGTTCGCCACTTCCGCCAGAACCTTCGTGGGAATCCCGGCGTTGCGCAGGACGGCGGGCAGATAGGCGCGGCCGCCGCTTTGGCGGATGACGCTACGGATTGGCGTGCTCGCGCTGTGCACCTTGAGGGGCGGGTTGTGGCCGCGCAAGCTCGCAAGCATGGTCTCCGCGAGATTGAGCGAGAGTGCTTCATCGTGGCGGCGCGACTCGGCCGTCGTCGTGACGCGCCGGTAATCGCGCGCTTCTTCATAATTGTCGTAGATGCTTCCGTCGGGCTGCTCCGAATCGCGGCGATGCGCGGCGCCTGGTATGTAGATCATGGCGCCGCGCAGTTGTTCATTGAAAAGCATATCGCAGTGGATGCTGACAAAGACGAACTTGCGGTCATCCACGCCCGCGGCCCGTTCCTTCCTGTAGAAAGCGTTGGCCAGATACCAGCGCAGGTTGGCGGATATTTTCGCGTCGTCGTTGGGATATGGGGGCGTCGTCAGCAGTTCCTCGTCCGTATCGTGCTGGAATTCCTTCTGACCAACGCACGTGAAACCGGCGCTGCGGTCGCGAACGGTAATATACACTTTGGCGCGGGTGGTAGTTTCGAGCATTGCTTTGAGGCGGCAGGTAATGTCGTACGCTAATTCGTCCTCGAAAAGCCCCGCGCTGTGGACTGCGGCGCCGTAGTCGCGGCCGCCGTGGCCCGGGTCGAGCACGATCACAATACCCTCCAGGTCCTTTGAGTGGACACGGTTCTGTTGCAGCCGGGTCGCCTCGGCCCGCGTGGCCTCGTAGGCCTCCCGCTGCGCGCTCCCCTGCGGATAGAACCGGTCGCTGAGCATTTCGATGGGAATGCGAATCTTCTGGCCTGCCGCAATGTCGCAAACGTCGCGGATTCCGCTGCGTTTCTGGATGCAACGGCAGGCCTCCAGTATGTCTGCGTGGTCCCGGAAGTCGGTGAATCGCACAACCACGGACGTGTAGAGCGCCTCGCCACGCTTGATGCGGTATACCGCGTGCTGGCCTTGCGCATCGGTTTCAAACAGGAGGTCCTCGGGCAGGACGAGAGGCGGCGTCTCCCCTTCGCCCTCGCCAGGACTCCCAGGCGCGGGCTGTTCACCGGATTCCGGTTGCTGTGTCTGCCCGCCTTCCCGAGCCGCATCACGTACCGCAATCAGCGGCGGTGGAGGCTTTGGAGTCGGCGCCTGAAACGCTTCGGGCAGGAGCTGGCGCGGTATCAAGACCACCTGGCCTTTGCGCAGCGGTGTGGGAACGTCCTTGTTCTGTTCATTCCTTTCCAGCACGCAGGCGTTCGACGCATCGTTCGTGAACCAGAGCGCCAAGGCCCGCCAGTCCTCCTGGGCCAATGCCCCCTCGAACATCACCGCATGCCACCAGCCATAGGAATCCACGTAGTCATCCGGGAACAGCGCGAGCAGGGTCGCGCGGCGCGTTGCGGCATTCAGCCGTTCATAAGAAACCGCAACCGCTATGCGGTTCCTGTACACGCCCCATTCGTCCGGGTTCGCAAGGTACTTTGCGAAGAATGCCTTCGCCCCATCCCCTTGCGGCGGACTGCACTCGAGGTACACCGTTCTTCCCCCCCGCACGGCCGCATAGACTCCCGGTTCCAACGGCTGCCGCGTTACAGCCTCGCCAAGAGCTGCTGAGACTCCCTGTACAAACAGAAATGTGAGGAAGAGACATCTTATTGGGACACAGGAACAAGGGGCAGAACGTGAGTAAGAGGCGAGGCTGCCACTGTGTTGGGCCATGTCTCGTGCTCCGCGCAGGTTCGGCCAATCCGGACCTGGAACCTACATATGGTAGCACGTGCGGGCACCCGCACACAACATATAGTGTAAACGGGCGAAGACTCGGTCTTGCGGGAGGCGGAGCGGTCAGCCGCTGATTAACGTAAGTGAAGCTGTTGCTGGGGATACAGCTCGCGGAGCCGGTGCCAGATGTACTGTCTGAGCGCCTGCGCGTCGGCGGGTTCGAGGTCCAAAAACCGGAACCCGTAGAGATGAGCGTTGCTCGTGCGCTCCGGGCTGGCGGCGACGGAAATGACCTCCGCGACGGTGGTGATGCGATGCCCGGAGGGGAGTGCGAAGGAAAGGTCGACCGCATCGTTCACGAGCAAGGCGGCGTCAGATTCCACGAGTATGCCTCCCGCGCTGATATTGCGCGCGTGCCCTTCGTAGGGCCGGGGGTGCGCCTGCTCGCGCATGGAGACGGCCAGAGCGGCGGGCACGCGCCAGTTGGTTCTGTGCTGCGTACGGAAGGGCGATTGGGTGCGCGCAAGCAGAAGGCCGTCACCAATGCCCTTCGGCGATTCGAACACTTCCATATCGTAGGACGTATATCCGTTTTCGTCGTGAAACTCGAGTTGCACCTGCATGCCTTCGATGGGAAAGTTCTGGACAGGAAAACTGACGCGCACGCTGGCCGGGGTCACTTCGAGAATGCCAACGAGAAAACGCTGTCCCAAGAGCAACAACAGTGCCCGGTTGCCAACCTGCAGATGTTCGGCGGTGGAATCCGCGGACGATGGTTTCGGCATGAGCAGCATTCTCCTTCGGACTCTATGATAGCATCATTCTATCAGAGAGCCGGTGCGATGCACAGCCCGGAGAACATGAACCCGGAACGAACAATCGTTAGGGGCCGCAGGCCGGCACCCCGACTCTGTGTGCTGTCTCATCCCGTTCTGATAAGATGAGACCCGGCCCCTTGACACGCAAGAGTCTCCGTCGTGACGCGGCGGTCGCTGCGAATGTCGGGTTTTCCTGTATCCCGATGTCCCCCGCGGCAAGAAATAAGGAATCACCTGATGATGGATTTTCTGGACCCCGAGACAGCCTTCGCCCTGGCGAGCGTGCGCACCGCAGCGCGGCTGACCGCCCGCATCCGCGCAGGAATGCCGCCCGCACATCTGACCAAGACCGACATGAGCCCGGTGACCGTGGCGGATTTTGCAGTACAAGCTTATGTCGCGAGGGGATTGGCGGAGACGTTCCCTGATGACGCGCTGGTGGGCGAAGAAGGGTCCGCTGTGCTTGAATCAGACAGCGGTGCGACGATGCGGTCGCTGGTTGCGGCGTTTCTGAAGGAGGAGGCGGCGGACACGACGGAGGAGCGCGTCTGTGCGTGGATTGACCGCGGCGCAGGTCAGGCGACGGGTCGATTCTGGACGCTCGACCCGGTCGACGGCACGAAGGGCTACCTGCGCGGCGGACAGTACGCGATCGCACTGGCGCTGATCGAGGACGGCGTGGTTCAATTGGGCGCGCTGGGCTGCCCGGGGCTCGACACGCAGTGCCGCCCCGCGCAAGAGAGCGGTGCAGTGCTCGTGGCGCGGCGCGGCCATGGCGCGTGGATAAGCCCGCTCTCCGCAGGAAGCAACGATTTCACGCCGCTTCGCGTATCGGACTGCGCCGACCCGCGGCAGGCGCGAATTCTCCGTTCCTACGAGTCGAGCCACACGAATGAAGGCCAGATCGACGCCATTGCCGCGCACCTTGGGGCGGCGGCGCCGCCGGTCTTGATGGACAGCCAGGCAAAATATGCGGTGCTGGCGGCGGGTGGAGGTGAGATCATGCTGCGTCTCTTGTCTCCGAAACAGCCCGATTACAGGGAACGTATCTGGGACCAGGCGGCGGGCAGCATTGTGGTCGAAGAGGCGGGCGGCCGCGTGACGGACCTGTGCGGTGAGGCGTTCGATTTTCGCGCGGGCCGCCTGCTCGAACACAACACGGGCGTATTCGTATCCAACGGCCATTTGCATGAAGCCGGTTTGCGCGCCATTGCGGCCGTATGCGGATCGGGAAACTGTTTGATTTGAAACATGTCGTGGTAAAGTCTAGAATATATGCTTCTTAGCCGGGGCATGTGTGGAAACGCGGCGCGCGGGATTGTTCAGTCGCCCCAATGATGGCACATCCGGGCGATGGCCGCATTTTTCAGAATGGAGGTCAGATCGATGTTGATTGATTTCGGTGGCGAAAGAGAGAACGTCATAACGCGCAGGGAATTTCCGATGGCCAAGGCGCGCAAGGTGCTCAAACAGGAGACCATCGCGGTCCTCGGATACGGCGTGCAGGGACCTGCGCAGGGTCTGAACATGCGCGACAATGGCTTCAATGTGATCGTCGGTCAGGCCAAGGAATTCAAGCGTGACTGGGACCGAGCCGTGAAAGACGGCTGGAAGCCGGGCAAGACCCTGTTCAGCATCGAGGAAGCCTGTGATCGCGGCACCATCGTGCAGATGCTGGTCTCCGACGCGGCGCAGAAGGCGATATGGCCGACGGTAAAGAAGCACCTTAAGCCCGGCGATGCCCTCTATTTTTCGCACGGGTTCTCCATTGTCTATAAGAAACAGACAGGCGTCATTCCGCCCGATTTCGTCGACGTGATCATGGTCGCGCCGAAGGGTTCGGGCACGTCCGTGCGCCGCAATTTCCTGAACGGGGCGGGCATCAATTCCAGCTTCGCGGTCGGGCAGAACTACACGGGCCGCGCGGAAGAGCGCACACTTGCCGTCGGCATCGGTATCGGTTCGGGCTACCTTTTCCCCACCACGTTTGAACAGGAAGTGTTCAGCGACCTGACTGGAGAACGCGGCGTGCTCATGGGCGCGCTCGCGGGCATTATGGAAGCTCAGTACGACGTGCTCCGCTCGCATGGCCACAGTCCGAGCGAGGCGTTCAATGAAACGGTCGAGGAATTGACCCAAAGCCTCATCCGGCTCGTCGATGAAAACGGCATGGACTGGATGTACGCCAATTGCTCCGCGACGGCGCAGCGTGGCGCCCTCGATTGGAAGCCCAAGTTCAAGAAGGCAACGCTTCCGCTCTTCAAGGAACTGTACAAGCGTGTCAAGGATGGCGTCGAGACGAAGCGCGTGCTGCAGTCCACCGGCGGCAAGGACTACCAGGCCCAACTCCGCAAGGAACTGGAGGCGCTTCGCAATTCCGAAATGTGGCAGGCGGGCGCGGCCGTGCGTTCGTTGCGCCCCAAGACGCCAGAAGGCAAGCGGACCAAGTCCGCGACAGGCACCAAAGGGCGCGGCGCCTGAGCAAGACAGTACGCTTTCGCAACGGGCAGCGCCCCGCATGCCGCTGCCCGTTGCGTCGTTTTTGTGGTTTTTTGCAATTTTCCCCGTATCTGTGCCATGCTCCTCCCAACGCTTGCGCAATGAAGGAAAACACGTGGTGAGGTTCGTGAATTACACGGCCGCAGTGTGGGGATAGACGCGTCGATGCATCAAGTGGAGTTGCACGATTACATCCCCATGTCGGAATTCGGCCCTCACGAGACCGAAGAATACGAGTATTGCTGGCAAGGGGCGTTTCTGCAGGCGTGCTTCCTTTCCAATGTCGGCAGGAAGCGCAAGAACAACGAAGACGCCTGCATGCTGTGCGTGCCGCAAGATCCCGGTCTCGCCGCGCAGCGGGGCCTGCTTTTTGCCGTTGCCGACGGCATGGGCGGTGCGAGCGCGGGCGAATTCGCCAGCCGCATGGCCTTGCGCCTGACCACCAGCTGCTACTACCGCAGCGACGACCCTTCCATCCCCCACGCGCTCCGTGACGCCGTCGAGACCGCCAATCTCAAGGTGTTTGAAGAATCCGAAGTGAATCCCCTGCTCTCCGGCATGGGCACTACGATCTCCGTGCTCGTCGCCGTGGGCGAATACGGATATATAGCGCATGTCGGTGATAGCCGTGTCTATCTCCTGCGCGACGGCGCGCCGCTCCAGCAAATCACCCATGACCATTCCCTCGTGGCCGAACAAATGCGCTGCGGGTTGCTCACGGAAGAAGAGGCGCGCAACCACTCGATGAAGAATCTGATCACGCGCGCCGTGGGTATCAAGAATGAGGTCAAGGTCGATATGTACGCGGTGCGCCTCGAGCGCGGCGACCAATTGCTTATCTGCACAGACGGCCTCTCCAACCAGGTCCCCGACCGCGACATTGCGCCGCTCATTCAGGCGGCGGCGCCCCGCGAGGCGGCCCGCCGTCTTGTCAACGCGGCGCTGGAAAACGGCGGCTCCGACAACGTCACCGCTGCGCTGCTTCGGGTCACCGAAAAACCGCCCAAGGGCAGCATCGAACCCGGCATCGAGGAAGTGCTTCTCCCTCAAGCCAGCCTTATAACGCGGTTGCGGCGGTTCTTCGCTTAGTGATCCCTTCCATAGCTTCGCCAGCGCATTGCTGCTTTTCGTGCGGAGTGCGGCAGCTTTCTTTGCCTGGCGACCTGTTTGTCGCGGGGCAAGAAGCGCAAGCATCTGCCTTCGCAAGAGCTGCTACTGAAAAGAGCTGACGTATTCCACCCGTGGCCGCATATCTGAAATGGAGCACTTGGACCGGGCGATTCGCTCGCGAAGACGTTTCATCTCTCCGGCGTGGATTTGCGTTTCTTGACTCGCATGTTTGTGTTATCGTGTGGCTTCAATCGTGACCCGGCTTCCGGGAGGAACCCTGCATGTCTGAACGCACCATCACCCGCAGGTTCTTTGTCAACAAGGTCTGTCTTGCAGCCGTGGGCGCATGGGGCGCCGCGGCCATCCGCCCGCGCCCCGCGCCGGCCGCGGTCAGCCGCGCCGCCGCCAACGAGAAGATTGTGCTCGGTTTCATCGGCGCCGGCGGCATGGGCCGTTCGCACTTCGACCGGCTGTGCGCGCATCCCGAGGTAACCTTTGCCGCAGTGGCCGATCCCGACCGTCAGCGCCTCAACGCAGCCCAGACGCACGCCGCCGGCTACGGCATGAATATTGAGATATACGTCGATTTCCGTGAAATGCTCGAACGGCATCCCGACATCGACGCGGTGTTTGTCACCACGCCGGACCACTGGCACGCGCTGGCCACTGTTCATTGTCTGCGTGCGGGCAAGGACGTGTACTGCGAGAAGCCGCTTGCGCTCACCATAGCCGAGG includes:
- a CDS encoding PilZ domain-containing protein; this translates as MPKPSSADSTAEHLQVGNRALLLLLGQRFLVGILEVTPASVRVSFPVQNFPIEGMQVQLEFHDENGYTSYDMEVFESPKGIGDGLLLARTQSPFRTQHRTNWRVPAALAVSMREQAHPRPYEGHARNISAGGILVESDAALLVNDAVDLSFALPSGHRITTVAEVISVAASPERTSNAHLYGFRFLDLEPADAQALRQYIWHRLRELYPQQQLHLR
- a CDS encoding 3'(2'),5'-bisphosphate nucleotidase, which gives rise to MMDFLDPETAFALASVRTAARLTARIRAGMPPAHLTKTDMSPVTVADFAVQAYVARGLAETFPDDALVGEEGSAVLESDSGATMRSLVAAFLKEEAADTTEERVCAWIDRGAGQATGRFWTLDPVDGTKGYLRGGQYAIALALIEDGVVQLGALGCPGLDTQCRPAQESGAVLVARRGHGAWISPLSAGSNDFTPLRVSDCADPRQARILRSYESSHTNEGQIDAIAAHLGAAAPPVLMDSQAKYAVLAAGGGEIMLRLLSPKQPDYRERIWDQAAGSIVVEEAGGRVTDLCGEAFDFRAGRLLEHNTGVFVSNGHLHEAGLRAIAAVCGSGNCLI
- a CDS encoding 30S ribosomal protein THX, whose amino-acid sequence is MGKGDKRTRRGKIYAGSFGKSRRKKRKKAAAKKPA
- a CDS encoding sulfatase translates to MAAIPRWGTPNRIVIWCGALGCVLGVSAANPVLAQPMPGPAAEACYRAFAAAASAYLLEQETAHLVFNKDTYESFSCLGEGWVGQGVRKFMASDKDFWARSRLATLEITVLRPRDLNLTLEMRPAYLEDAGAQRVEVSWNQTRLGVIEFDLKRGWGTESATFSVPRAIQKRGANRITFVSRFALSRGAFEEGEDKRNHAFSLLSLDLTDAGAAAVPGPPPDSPELVLDGETVLQPPGTLLKYPVRLPASGYCRFEMEPPETSPVDAAWSVSLRADDLDGPTDRKLFANGSPQPFAYDLTLFQGKVVEFVFDTTGGALPATVRWRAPRILAAAPEAGVTYAPLDAGFKTRNVILIICDAMRASGLGCYGYERDTTPSIDALAAEGVRFSRAYAPASYTYSSSWSLVTSLYPFQHNAPEQPLRVADSAPRLAQVLRQAGIYAGCISQQHWISPKFGIADYFDEWAEAYETVEILNAGGHPDLLTVKARDFLQRSKEKPFFLYLHYRPPHELYIAASPYWDHFTVDPTGSVKPTADFMRGVKDSSVALNREQRLVLRARYDENLLSVDAEIGKLRDMLTELGLAENTLVIVTADHGEAFLEHDFLSHGQTLYEEVTHVPLVLWGAGVTKAFPALNTMPVSTVCLYPTICDVLGAAAPESIAGRSLVRPWQALDAGDVRAYAQNNWLVATHTWDPLEAFWWERFKLIRDTMGRRLEVYDLERDPEERRDLVPLRPVLTDYLLAHALSWRRHAATAVSGPATESQLEQDDAERRQLEALGYLN
- a CDS encoding Stp1/IreP family PP2C-type Ser/Thr phosphatase: MHQVELHDYIPMSEFGPHETEEYEYCWQGAFLQACFLSNVGRKRKNNEDACMLCVPQDPGLAAQRGLLFAVADGMGGASAGEFASRMALRLTTSCYYRSDDPSIPHALRDAVETANLKVFEESEVNPLLSGMGTTISVLVAVGEYGYIAHVGDSRVYLLRDGAPLQQITHDHSLVAEQMRCGLLTEEEARNHSMKNLITRAVGIKNEVKVDMYAVRLERGDQLLICTDGLSNQVPDRDIAPLIQAAAPREAARRLVNAALENGGSDNVTAALLRVTEKPPKGSIEPGIEEVLLPQASLITRLRRFFA
- the ilvC gene encoding ketol-acid reductoisomerase encodes the protein MLIDFGGERENVITRREFPMAKARKVLKQETIAVLGYGVQGPAQGLNMRDNGFNVIVGQAKEFKRDWDRAVKDGWKPGKTLFSIEEACDRGTIVQMLVSDAAQKAIWPTVKKHLKPGDALYFSHGFSIVYKKQTGVIPPDFVDVIMVAPKGSGTSVRRNFLNGAGINSSFAVGQNYTGRAEERTLAVGIGIGSGYLFPTTFEQEVFSDLTGERGVLMGALAGIMEAQYDVLRSHGHSPSEAFNETVEELTQSLIRLVDENGMDWMYANCSATAQRGALDWKPKFKKATLPLFKELYKRVKDGVETKRVLQSTGGKDYQAQLRKELEALRNSEMWQAGAAVRSLRPKTPEGKRTKSATGTKGRGA
- a CDS encoding methylated-DNA--[protein]-cysteine S-methyltransferase, with the translated sequence MRELRLPSGDGSDARIYLLHGAPNIGLGRRLHAALEQYFQGIPQDFGDIPLDYGPATPFRRSVWDTARTVAWGVTSSYGDLARRMGKGLSSARAIGAALGANPLPILVPCHRFIAADGSLAGFAAGLDWKRELLRLEGALWC
- a CDS encoding N-acetylmuramoyl-L-alanine amidase produces the protein MRGGRTVYLECSPPQGDGAKAFFAKYLANPDEWGVYRNRIAVAVSYERLNAATRRATLLALFPDDYVDSYGWWHAVMFEGALAQEDWRALALWFTNDASNACVLERNEQNKDVPTPLRKGQVVLIPRQLLPEAFQAPTPKPPPPLIAVRDAAREGGQTQQPESGEQPAPGSPGEGEGETPPLVLPEDLLFETDAQGQHAVYRIKRGEALYTSVVVRFTDFRDHADILEACRCIQKRSGIRDVCDIAAGQKIRIPIEMLSDRFYPQGSAQREAYEATRAEATRLQQNRVHSKDLEGIVIVLDPGHGGRDYGAAVHSAGLFEDELAYDITCRLKAMLETTTRAKVYITVRDRSAGFTCVGQKEFQHDTDEELLTTPPYPNDDAKISANLRWYLANAFYRKERAAGVDDRKFVFVSIHCDMLFNEQLRGAMIYIPGAAHRRDSEQPDGSIYDNYEEARDYRRVTTTAESRRHDEALSLNLAETMLASLRGHNPPLKVHSASTPIRSVIRQSGGRAYLPAVLRNAGIPTKVLAEVANMNNATDRQRLADPQWRQWFAEALLDALKRYFDSA